Genomic segment of Actinomycetes bacterium:
GGATGATGCTCGAGAGCCGGCCTTCAGCAGAGAGTGCACGGATCTGGCGCTTGAGGGAATAGCGCTCCCGGATGGTCTGGGCGACGGTGTTGAGCAGCTCGGCCAGGTTGCCGCCGATCTGCCGCTGCAAGCTCACCGCCATGACCGTCCACGCGAAGTCCTGGCTGTTCATGCGCTTGGCCACACCATCGAGCGCCTCCTCGAGCGGCATCCCGAGCCGCGCCTCGGTGAGCACCCGCTGGAATTCTACCGACATCGGCTCCTCGGCCTCCTTGACGACCGTGTCGACGGCCTGAAGCAGGCTGTGCCCGGCCTGGAGGGCGCCTCCGAGGAGCTGGAGGGTGTCGGGGAGCTGCTCGTCGAACTTCGCCTGGCGGCGGCTGGCCTTGACGACGAGGAACACGAATGGCGCGAGCACCCCGATCATGACGCCGATGATGGTGATGTACAGGTTCCGGGTGAGCAGCAGGAGCAGCAGCGGCACGCCGAAGGTCGAGGCGAGCGAGATGAGCACGAACTCGGCCACCCGCAGCTTGAGGCCGGCCAGCTCGATCCGGGTGAGGAAGGCCTCCTCGAGGTTGCCCCGCTTCACCAGGGCCTCGGCCAGGTCGGTGACCCTGCCGAGCAGGTCGCTCGAGCCGAACGGGCTCGGCGGCGGGCCCTCGTCGATGGCCGGCGTGAGCGAGTACTGTGACAGGCGCTGGCGCAGCTCGCGGTAGCTCTTGCCGCTGCCGGGCGGGGTCGCCATGAGTGCGTAGGCGAGCAGGAGGATGGCCACGAACATGAGCGCCACGACCGCGTACAGCCCCTGCCTGGTCTCGAGCCTGCTCAGCCCCGGGACCGGCCGGTCCAGGGCGGCGGGCCGGGTGGTGGCCGGCGCATCGAGCAGCAGGGCGCGCCCCTCCGACGACGCCCGGAGACCGCCCGCGGCCACCGTCACGACGACCTCGCTCCCGCTCGGGGTGCCGGGCGGCACCTCGATGTCGACCACGTACTGGGAGTACAGCGCCTTGCCGAGCCTGGTGTAGAGGGCGGAGAGCTGCGCGCCCTCGGCCGAGACGAAGCGTCCCCCGGTCTGCGTGGCCAGCGAGCGGAGCGCCGCTGCCGGCGCCGTCGCGCCGTCGCTGGCCAGCCCGATCGAGTAGATGGCGACCTTGTTCCCCCTGGCGGCGTTGATCGCCTCCCTGATGGGTCGTTTGGTGGTGTCCTCGCCGTCGGACAGCAGCACGATCACGCGCTGGCCGGGCGCCTTGCCGAGCTCGCGGGCGCCGGCCACGACCGCGTCGTAGAGCGCGGTCTCGCCCTTGGCCTGGAGCCCGGCGATGCTCGCCTTGGCGGCGCCCTTGTCCTGGGTCAACCGGCTGACCAGCTGGATCTTGTCCGAGAACCGGAGCACCCCGACCCGCCCGCCGGACCGGAGCTGGTCCACGAACTGGCTGGCCGCCGCCTTGGCCAGGCCGATGTTGCCGCCTTGGTCCATGCTGCCGCTCGTGTCGATCACCAGCAGCACCGAGACCTGAGTCCTGGCCGCGTCGGGTGCGATGACCCTGGTGACCTCGGCCGGCTGGCGGGCAAGGGTGGCCGTGAACGCGCCGGCAGGGAGCTGGATGCTCTCGACGCCGGACCCGGACACCGACACGGTGACCCGCGCCGAGGTGGGGCCGTTGGGCTTGAGGTCGGTCACCGCGACCTGCAGCCCGCCCTGCTGGGCCGCGGCCGGGACGGCCCAGACGATCGGCAGCAGCAGCGCCGCCGCGGCCGGCAGGAGCAGCGCCGCCGCGGCCGGCAAGGGCAGCAGCGCCGCCGCGGCCGGTGGGGCGAGCCTCCTCATCGGCGCGTGGCCATGGGGATGATGCCCGGCTCGTGCAGGAAGAGGTCCGGGTCGAGACGGATGCCCTGGTCGAGGAGGCGGTCCACGAAGGTCGGGCGCAGGCCGGTCGGCTGGATGACGCCACGGAAGCTGCCGTTCTGGTCGATGCCGGCCCGGTAGTCGAACATGTAGAGGTCCTGCAGGGTGATGACGTCGCCCTCCATGCCGACGATCTCGGTCACGTGGGTCACCCGGCGGGTGCCGTCCTTCATCCGGGCCTGGTGCACCACCAGGTGGATGGCGGAGGAGATCTGCTCGCGGATGGCCCGCATGGGCATGTCGACCCCGGCCATGAGCACCATGGTCTCGAGCCGGGAGAGCGAGTCGCGGGGCGAGTTGGCGTGCACCGTGGTGAGGGAGCCGTCGTGGCCGGTGTTCATGGCCTGCAGCATGTCCAGGGTCTCGCCGCCGCGGACCTCGCCGACCACGATCCGGTCGGGGCGCATGCGCAGGGCGTTGCGGACCAGGTCGCGGATGCTGACCTCGCCCCGGCCCTCGATGTTGGGCGGCCGGTACTCCAGCCGCAGCCAGTGGGGCTGGCGGAGCTGCAGCTCGGCGGCGTCCTCGATGGTGATGATCCGCTCGCCGGACGGGATGTAGGACGACAGCACGTTGAGGGTGGTCGTCTTGCCGGCGCCGGTCCCGCCCGAGACGAGGATGTTGAGCCGTCCCTGGACCGCCGCGTCGAGCAGCCGCGACAGCTTGCTCGAGATGGTCCCGAACGTGATCAGGTCCTCGGTCTGGTAGGGGTCGGGCGAGAACTTCCGGACGGTCAGGTAGGGGCCGCCGCCGACGCAGAGCGGCGGGATCACCGCGTTGAGGCGCGAGCCGTCGGGCAGCCGGGCGTCGACGTAGGGCGAGCTCTCGTCGATCCGGCGCCCCACCAGGCCGACGATCTTGTCGATCACACGGCGCAGGTGGGTCTCGTCGACGAAGCGGCCCTCGGTCGGGTAGAGCCTGCCTTCGCGCTCGACGTAGATGCTGTCGGGTGCGTTGACCATGATCTCGGTGACGGTCGGGTCGCGCAGGAACGGCTCGATCGGCCCGAAGCCCAGCACGTCGTCGCCGATCTCGGCGACGACGCGCTGGCGCTCCTCCCGCGTGAGCGGGGTCTGCTCCTCCTCCATGGCCTGCGCGAGCGTCTCCTGGACCTTGACCCGGAGCTGCTCGGCGCCGAAGTTGGAGTCGTACAGGCGCGGCCCCAGGGCCTCGACCAGCGAGCGGTGCACCTTCTGGCGCAGCTCGGCGAACGGGTCGGGCCTGGCCCGATGGGGCCGGCGGCTCTCCGGCTCTTCGGGCAGGCCCGACGGCAGCACCCCGTCCGACCTGGCGCGGGCAAGCCGCTCGTGGAGTGAGGACATCGCGTCGAGCTCCTTGGCGTTCGGTCGGCCGTCGGCGGCCTGGGTGGTTCTCTAGGGTCGCGAGAAGAGCGACCGGCGCTGCTTGCCCCTGCCGGCGCGCGAGGCCCGCGGGCCGCCCGCGGAGAACTGGGCCGCGATCCGGCGGATGGAGTCGCTCACCTGGTCCTTGGGGTCCTCGAGGATGATGGGGTGGCCCTTGTTGACCGAGAGCGGCACCGAGCGGGACGAGGGGATGGTCGCGTCGACCGGCGCGCCGAGGATCTTCTCCACGTCGGCCAGGCGCAGGCCGACCCTGGAGTCGGCCCGGTTGACCACGACCCGCAGCCGGTTGCGGGGGAAGTGGAGCAGCTCCATGGTCTGCAGGGCCAGCTTGAGGTTCTTGATGCTGGGCACGTCGAGGCTGGCGAGCATGGCGATCGCGTCGGACTCGTCGAAGGCGGCGAGCACCTGGTCGGAGAAGGCGGCCGGGGTGTCGATGACGACGTAGTCGAAGTCGGTGCGCAGCGTCTGGAGGATCGACGAGACCGCCTGCGGGCTGATCGTGTCGGCCACCGTCGGCTCGGTCGGCGCCAGCAGCGCCCAGATCCCCTGCCGGTGGTGGGTGAGCAGCGACTTCAGCGCCATCGTGTCGAGGCCGTTGGTGCTGGCGGCGTCCTGGATCGTGTGGGCCGGGAAGAGCTGCAGCATGATGGCGACGTCGCCGAAGTGCAGGTCGAGGTCGACCAGGGCCACCTCGCCACCCGTGGCTGCCAGCGCGAAGGCGAGGTTGGTGGCCAGGAAGGTCTTGCCGCAGCCGCCCTTGGAGCTGAACACGGTGATGACCTTGCCGGGCGGTTCGGCGCCGCCCGCCTCGGCGCCGGCGGGCACGCCGCCGGCCAGCCGGCCGCGCAGCGCCCGCGCGATCTCCAGGGCGCGGGCAGCCGCCGCACGCACCGCGTCCTCGTCCCCCGGCTCGGTGATCACGTCCTTGACCCCGTACCGCAGCGCGGCCCGGAACAGGTCGGAGGAGTCGTGGTACCGGATGAGCAGGACCGACACGTCGGGCGCACCCTGCTGGGTCATGCCGGCGAGGGCGAGGGCGTCCTTGTCGTCGAGGTCCGGCCCGATGATCATGCCGAGCACGTCGCGACCCTCGGCGGCGAGGGCGGCCATGGCCTCGTCAGGGCTGGCGGTGCGGATGACCCGGTCGGTCAGCCCGGCCAGGGTGCTGGCCAGCCAGGTCGCGTACCCGTCCTCTGACTCGGCGATGATGATGGCCATGGCGATGCTCCTACTGCTTGCTGCGCTCGGCTCGGGTCAGTCCTCGCTGCGCTCGGCTCGGGTCAGTTGAACAGGTTGCCGACGTTCCTCGCTTCACCCGGCGGCGGGGCCGTCCCACCCGGCGGGACCAGGGTGAGGTAGATCCGGCCGTTCTCGGCGGCGAAGACCACCCGGGGCACGTCCCTGTCGCGCACCTCGAGGGTGAGCGTCGACAGGTTGCCGTTCCGGTTGGCCTGCTGGCCCGTCCCGGTTCCCTGCTGGATGGTGGTGGTGCCCACGGCGAGGACCTTGAGGTTGGGCAGCAGGAGCTTGCTCTTGACGCCGTCGGCCTGGCTGATGGTCACGTAGACGTTGACGCGGTTGTTGACGCTGACGAGCCCGGACACCTGCCTGGTCGCGTCGACCTGGATCGACACGGCCTGGTGGCCCGCCTTGATGGTGAGCAGGTTCTGCCCCTCGATCTCCTCCTGGTTCACCCATCTGCTCTCGAGGAGCAGCTCGCCCTGCATGATGTCGACCGCGGCCACCCGGCCGGACAGCTGGTTGAGGGACCGGACCGCGTCCTTGGCGACGAGCCGGCGCGGGTAGTCGGCGGGCCTGAACTTGGCCGCGCGGAACGCCGCGTCGAGGCTCTCCCCCTGCTTGATCTCCTGGGCGGCCACCCAGACCTGGACAGGCGCCTGCTCGTTGATCGCTCGCCGGTCGGCGCTGTTGGCGTAGATCACCAGCGCCATCGCTGCGACGATGGCGAGGACGATGGCGACGACGATGGCCAGGAGTCTGTTCTGCATCTCGGTTGCTCTCCTGCCGGGAGGCGAGCCGCCCGGCCCACTCGGTCAGGGGGTCATGGAGGACCTTGCGGCTGCTGGATCCTTGGCCGCCTGACCGGACCTGCTGATACCGAGTCGGTGCCCGCGGGATGCAGGAAGGCGGTGGTGCCGTGGTGACGCCCTGGTGCGTGCCGTGCACGCCGGGCCGCGTCGAGGCCGGGGGGCGTCACGTGCAGGCTCCCGGCGTGGGCAGGGGTAGGACGGAGACCTGCTCGATCCGCATCTCCGCCCTGGCCTGGCCGGTGGAGAAGCTCGATGGCAGGGGGACGAAGGGGATGACGATGTCCACCGGGTAGCTGAACTCCACGGTGAGGGTGCCGCCGACGTTGTTGGTGCTGGTGACGTTGCAACCGGTGAGCCCGCTGGTGCCGGAACGGTCCTGGACGATCGTCCAGAACGACTCGCCGCTGCTGTTCACGTTCGTCCAGTCCTGGATGCCGACGATCGCGAGCCGGGCGCCCTCGCGGGCGGCGTTGGTCGCCTGGATCTTGTTGTTGAACGCGATGCCGAACTGGATGAAGCCGAACAGCAGGGTGACGAGCAGGGGAAGCAGGATGGCGAACTCCACGGCGGCGACGCCACGCTCGCCCTCCCGCCCCTCGCCGGCCCGCCTCATGCCGCTCGTGCTCCTCTCACCCGCACCGGGAGACGGACGAGGATCGCACTCTCGTCCCCCCAGGACCAAACCGGCTCACGGGCATGTCGCGGGCGCGTTGTCCACGCACGACGCGGTGGTCGAGAACCGCTGCTGGATCTGGGTGAACAGGAAGAAGAACCCGACAACCAGGAGCAGCGCGACCACCGCCACCATGAGCGCGTACTCCACCGCCGTGATGCCCTGCTCGCGAGCTTCCAGCTCGCGAAGCAGACCACGGATGTACAGAAGGCTCGTACTGACATGGACGAACATGGGGACCGGGACCTTTCGTCGGTAAATCACTGCCCAGCAGCCGACAGGATGGGCGCCAGTCCTTCCGGGCCAGGCCGGGATGCGGCGCCCGACAGCGCCGCATCCGCCTGCGTCGCTACGCCGGTGCCGGCAGGGCGCCCGTCCTGCCGACACCGCTCGCGTTCAGCAGCCGGTGGTCACACCCGGCGAGTTGCTGACGCAGCTTCCGACCGAGCTGAACTTCGTCGAGATCCTGGTGAACAGGAAGAAGAACCCCACAACGAGGAGCAGCGCGACCACCGCCACCATGAGCGCGTACTCCACCGCCGTGATGCCCTGCTCGCGAGCCTGCATCTCCCCGAAGCGGGCGCGGATCCACGCCTGGATCATGGACAGCTCAAGCATCTACTTCCACCTCCTTCCTACGAGGCAAGGGTGCGCCGTCCGGGGACGCGACCGCGGAACCTTGGATGCGATCCTCCGTCGAGGTGCGGGAGCCCGGCCGGGCTTGGGGAAGATCCGGCCGGTTCGCGGAGGTCGGCGAGGGTGAACCTAGAGATGGCCGGGGCGGCTGCCCACCCCGACAAGTGCACACCGGGAATGGGTAGAACTACGGAGGGCCCGGCCACTCAGCAGCCCCCACCCCGATACGCGACGCTGGCGCAGCTCTCATTACGGTCGAAGCGGTCCTGGATACTCTGGAAGAGGTAGTAGGTGCCTCCGACGAGGAGCAGCACGACGATGGCGGCCATGAGGGCGTACTCGACGGATGTGAGCCCGCGCTCGGCGGCGGAGCCTCGCGTGTGGAAACGGAGCCGGCTGCGCTCGGGACCGGTTATCAACAGCGGCTTGCTCCTCTCGGGCAGACGGCGACTCATGCCCGCGAGCAAGGTAGAGGTTGGCCGGACCGACGGCCATGAGGAGCCTCGACCAGATGGCGTATGTAGTTCTGGTTAGAACGAGAGCGCCAAACCGTCCGTGCTCTGGGTCAGGAGGGGGGCATCCCGGCGGGCCTCGCGATCCTCCACGACCCGGGCCGGGCCCTCGGCACCAGCGCCCACCTTGCCGGCCTGGTCCTGGGTGGCGACGAGCTCGTGCATGAGGTCCGCGAGCTTCGCGGACAGACGCCCGGCGGCCGCCTCCTGGCGCAGCAGGCCGAGCCCGTCCTCGGGCGAGCGTGCCGGCCGGTGCGGCCGCGGGCGCGTCACCGCCGCGTAGGTGTCGGCCACCGCGAGCAGCTGAGCGCCGAAGGGGATCTGCCTGCCGCGCAGCCCGCGTGGGTAGCCGGAGCCGTCGAGGCGCTCGTGATGGGCACGCACGGCGGCGACCGGGACGCCGACCCGGCTCAGGGGCTCCAGGATGTCGGCCGAGGTGTCGGCGTGCCCGCGCAGTACCGTGAGCGCGTCATCCTCCAGCGGGCCGCGCACTGCGAGCAGGTCGTTGGGCAGGGCGAGCAGGCCGATGTCGTGGAACAGGGCCGCCATCTCGATCCCGCGCACGCGCGCCGGCGGCCAGCCGAGCGCGGTGGCCAGGTCCCGGGTGATCGAGGCGACCCGGCGCGAGTGACCCTCCCGGCCGGGGCCGCTCGCCTCGGCGCTGCCGATCATCGTGCCGAGGATGACCTGCAGGGAGTGGGACAGGGACTCGCGGGCCAGCCGGAGGTGGTCGCGCTCCTCGGCCCGGCTGACCCGGGCGGCCGCCGTCTCGGTGCGCAGCAGGGCTTCTTCGGCCGCCTCGGTGACCGAGCGCAGGGCGGCCAGCGGGGAGCTCTGTTCCATCCGCTCGGGCCCGCGCTGCACCCGGCGCCCGCGCATCGACGAGGTCACCCGCACGATCAGGTCCTCGCTCGTGCACGGGTAGGTCAGCAGGTCGGTGACGCCCACGGCGAGCGCAGGGGTGACGTCGATGGACGCGTCCCGGCTGGCCACCCCGAGCACGGGGACGCTGGTGGGGCCCTCGGCCAGGCGGGTGAGGACCGGCGCCCAGGTGCGGATCTCGTCGATCGGCACGACCACCAGGGCTGGCCAC
This window contains:
- a CDS encoding type II secretion system F family protein, whose translation is MRRLAPPAAAALLPLPAAAALLLPAAAALLLPIVWAVPAAAQQGGLQVAVTDLKPNGPTSARVTVSVSGSGVESIQLPAGAFTATLARQPAEVTRVIAPDAARTQVSVLLVIDTSGSMDQGGNIGLAKAAASQFVDQLRSGGRVGVLRFSDKIQLVSRLTQDKGAAKASIAGLQAKGETALYDAVVAGARELGKAPGQRVIVLLSDGEDTTKRPIREAINAARGNKVAIYSIGLASDGATAPAAALRSLATQTGGRFVSAEGAQLSALYTRLGKALYSQYVVDIEVPPGTPSGSEVVVTVAAGGLRASSEGRALLLDAPATTRPAALDRPVPGLSRLETRQGLYAVVALMFVAILLLAYALMATPPGSGKSYRELRQRLSQYSLTPAIDEGPPPSPFGSSDLLGRVTDLAEALVKRGNLEEAFLTRIELAGLKLRVAEFVLISLASTFGVPLLLLLLTRNLYITIIGVMIGVLAPFVFLVVKASRRQAKFDEQLPDTLQLLGGALQAGHSLLQAVDTVVKEAEEPMSVEFQRVLTEARLGMPLEEALDGVAKRMNSQDFAWTVMAVSLQRQIGGNLAELLNTVAQTIRERYSLKRQIRALSAEGRLSSIILSILPFLMFAVLLMFNPTFLAPLYTTPLGLAMLSASAVLMIVGILWMKKITDIEV
- a CDS encoding CpaF family protein; the encoded protein is MSSLHERLARARSDGVLPSGLPEEPESRRPHRARPDPFAELRQKVHRSLVEALGPRLYDSNFGAEQLRVKVQETLAQAMEEEQTPLTREERQRVVAEIGDDVLGFGPIEPFLRDPTVTEIMVNAPDSIYVEREGRLYPTEGRFVDETHLRRVIDKIVGLVGRRIDESSPYVDARLPDGSRLNAVIPPLCVGGGPYLTVRKFSPDPYQTEDLITFGTISSKLSRLLDAAVQGRLNILVSGGTGAGKTTTLNVLSSYIPSGERIITIEDAAELQLRQPHWLRLEYRPPNIEGRGEVSIRDLVRNALRMRPDRIVVGEVRGGETLDMLQAMNTGHDGSLTTVHANSPRDSLSRLETMVLMAGVDMPMRAIREQISSAIHLVVHQARMKDGTRRVTHVTEIVGMEGDVITLQDLYMFDYRAGIDQNGSFRGVIQPTGLRPTFVDRLLDQGIRLDPDLFLHEPGIIPMATRR
- a CDS encoding P-loop NTPase encodes the protein MAIIIAESEDGYATWLASTLAGLTDRVIRTASPDEAMAALAAEGRDVLGMIIGPDLDDKDALALAGMTQQGAPDVSVLLIRYHDSSDLFRAALRYGVKDVITEPGDEDAVRAAAARALEIARALRGRLAGGVPAGAEAGGAEPPGKVITVFSSKGGCGKTFLATNLAFALAATGGEVALVDLDLHFGDVAIMLQLFPAHTIQDAASTNGLDTMALKSLLTHHRQGIWALLAPTEPTVADTISPQAVSSILQTLRTDFDYVVIDTPAAFSDQVLAAFDESDAIAMLASLDVPSIKNLKLALQTMELLHFPRNRLRVVVNRADSRVGLRLADVEKILGAPVDATIPSSRSVPLSVNKGHPIILEDPKDQVSDSIRRIAAQFSAGGPRASRAGRGKQRRSLFSRP
- the cpaB gene encoding Flp pilus assembly protein CpaB — protein: MQNRLLAIVVAIVLAIVAAMALVIYANSADRRAINEQAPVQVWVAAQEIKQGESLDAAFRAAKFRPADYPRRLVAKDAVRSLNQLSGRVAAVDIMQGELLLESRWVNQEEIEGQNLLTIKAGHQAVSIQVDATRQVSGLVSVNNRVNVYVTISQADGVKSKLLLPNLKVLAVGTTTIQQGTGTGQQANRNGNLSTLTLEVRDRDVPRVVFAAENGRIYLTLVPPGGTAPPPGEARNVGNLFN
- a CDS encoding TadE/TadG family type IV pilus assembly protein, with product MRRAGEGREGERGVAAVEFAILLPLLVTLLFGFIQFGIAFNNKIQATNAAREGARLAIVGIQDWTNVNSSGESFWTIVQDRSGTSGLTGCNVTSTNNVGGTLTVEFSYPVDIVIPFVPLPSSFSTGQARAEMRIEQVSVLPLPTPGACT
- a CDS encoding Flp family type IVb pilin yields the protein MFVHVSTSLLYIRGLLRELEAREQGITAVEYALMVAVVALLLVVGFFFLFTQIQQRFSTTASCVDNAPATCP
- a CDS encoding Flp family type IVb pilin encodes the protein MLELSMIQAWIRARFGEMQAREQGITAVEYALMVAVVALLLVVGFFFLFTRISTKFSSVGSCVSNSPGVTTGC
- a CDS encoding HD domain-containing phosphohydrolase → MPAHVLVLDAAKGIGPWARDALHDAGLACALVKEEIEARRSVDAQWPALVVVPIDEIRTWAPVLTRLAEGPTSVPVLGVASRDASIDVTPALAVGVTDLLTYPCTSEDLIVRVTSSMRGRRVQRGPERMEQSSPLAALRSVTEAAEEALLRTETAAARVSRAEERDHLRLARESLSHSLQVILGTMIGSAEASGPGREGHSRRVASITRDLATALGWPPARVRGIEMAALFHDIGLLALPNDLLAVRGPLEDDALTVLRGHADTSADILEPLSRVGVPVAAVRAHHERLDGSGYPRGLRGRQIPFGAQLLAVADTYAAVTRPRPHRPARSPEDGLGLLRQEAAAGRLSAKLADLMHELVATQDQAGKVGAGAEGPARVVEDREARRDAPLLTQSTDGLALSF